A window of Mucilaginibacter robiniae genomic DNA:
TTGAAGGTGGCACCTTAACAGCCATGATGAAAGGTAAAAAGCTGGTGCTTACCGACGAAAAAGGAGGCATGTCGACCGTAACTATTAAGGATGTGTTCCAGAAGAACGGCGTTATCCACGTAGTAGATACTGTACTGATGCCAAATTAAGTTCTTTCATATAAATTATATTGGAAGCCCGGCTGCCTTGAGCGCCGGGCTTTATTTTTGTCAGGTGGTTATCAATAATTAAGGTTACATAACCGACATATTAATTTTAGATTAGCTTTGTATATTAAATTATTGTGAACATGGGCTTGATTCTGCATCCGATTGATCGCGTAGATCATATCAGTAAAGAAGATTTTGTAAATAATTACCTGAATCCCCGCAAACCGTTGGTTATTCGTAAAGCTACGGAAAGCTGGCCGGCTTTACAGAAGTGGACATTTGAATATTTGAAAGAAACCGTTGGCGACCAAGTAGTGCCGTTATATGATAGTTCAAAAGCTGATCCTACCAAGCCTATTAATGCTTCAGCTTCTGAAATGAAGTTTGGTGATTACATGGACCTGATACAGAAGCAACCTACCGATCTGCGTATTTTCCTGTTCGACCCGATTAAACATGCTCCCGGCCTGCTTGATGATTACCGCTCGCCTAAAGATTTAATGGGCGGTTTTTTGGATAAGTACCCGAATATGTTTTTTGGCGGTGCGGGTTCGGTTACGTTTTTGCACTATGATATTGACTTGGCACATATTTTCCATACGCATTTTCATGGCCGTAAGCACATTATTTTGTTTGATCAGAAATGGAGCGAGCGGTTGTATTGCATTCCGTTTGCTACTTATGCGCTGGAAGATTATGACATTGAGAATCCTGATTTCAGCAAGTTTCCGGCACTAGATGGTATAGAAGGCCAACAAATCATTCTAGAGCATGGCGACACGCTGTTTATGCCAACCGGTTACTGGCATTGGATGAAGTACCTGGATGGTTCTTTCTCTATCTCACTACGTGCCTGGGATAAATCATGGGCTATTAAGGCTAAAAGTTTATACAACCTTACCGTTCAGCGCAAGTTTGATAACTTCATGAAAGCCAAATACAAAAAACGCTACATGGACTGGAAAGAGCATTTAGCTGTTGAACGTGCCAATAAGGCGTTGGCCACTGGTCAGCCCAAATAGAGCTTGCTAAAGCGTTGGTAAAAAGAAAAAGCCTCATTGCTCTGATATTTGCAATGAGGCTTTTTTTATTTCTCTACCCTAACATAATCAAAATCAGCGTACCCAGCCGTTTTCTGCGCTGTAGGGTTTAGACAGAAAACGCCTACTTTGGCACCTACCCAAAAACCTTTATCTGCCTTATACTGGTCGCCCAATGACTTATAATTCTTGCCATCGGTACTGTAAGTATAGCGGTATGTAGCATCTGCGTTCACCCTTACACTGAACCATAAAGTTTGTGTACTGACTGGAATACGGGTTAATTGCTTATGTGGCTGATATATTTTATTAACACGCTTAGCTTCATCAATAGTTAAATATAAAGCGCCTTGTTCTTTTTGCAGGCAAATACAGGTATAATCGTTGCCAAAAACCACTAGCCCAGCCCGTTCACCGTTGGTAGTTAGATGAGCCGACATTTGTGTAGTGGCCTGAAAAGTCGGAGCCATAAACTTTTGCATTAACAAGTTACCGGCATAAACCAAACTGCCGGTATCGGTAGCAACAGGTGTTGCATACAAGCGCATTTGCCCTGAGTGGGCAGTTAAGGAATACCAGGCTTCATTCTGTTCGGCTTGCCACTGCCATTGTAAGCCCAAACTGTTTTGTGTAAATTCGTCAGAGGTTTGCGGCACAGCACGCGGATAAGTGCGCCCAACATTAGGTTTACGGTAAGTCAGCACCGGTTCGCCAATGCCATCTCCATCTGGGTCGGCACCTATTATAGGCCAGCCATTTTTGCAAACGGCGGGCTGCAAGTGGGTGATGCGGCCGTAAGCACCTTTATCCTGAAAGTGAATAAACCACCACTCGCCAGTTTGCGTTTGCACCAAGCCACCTTGATGCGGACCGTTCACCTCAGTTTTACCTTGTGCCAGTACAATTTTATCTTCATATGGACCATAGATGTTTTTGGAACGAAAAACGGATTGCCAACCGGTAGATACGCCACCTGCCGGAGCAGCAAAATAATAGTAGCCATCACGCTTATCCATAAATTTGAAGCCTTCCAGTGTAGGTTGTTTTTGCTTGTTCTGATAGATGAGTACACCGGTATCTAGTAATGACCGCCCATCAGCCGACATTTTATGTAGAATAGCTGGTCCGGCTCCTTTTTTACCATGTAACAGGTAAGCTTGCCCATCCTCATCCCAAAACGGACAAGGATCTTCCCAATTGGCTATATTTTTCACCACATGCAAATCCCACTTTTTAGTGGGGTTAGTAGTTTCAGCCATGAGCAGACCTTCAGATGGGGTACAGAAATATACATAATATTTTCCGTTATGGTAGCGGATAGAAGGCGCCCAACTCCCCTGCCCATGCTGTGGCTGCTTGTACCGGTCAAATGGCAAGGTGGTATATACATAATTGATAATAGTCCAGTTCACCAAATCTTTAGAGTGCAACACCGGTATGCCGGGCTGACAGGTAAAACTGGAAGCTACCATTAGTAATCATCACCCGTACGTAACACATCCGGGTCGGAGTAATCGGCATAAATAATGGGGTTTTTGTAAGTACCATTCCCGTTATCGGGTTGCCAAACCTGGGCGTACAGGTGCGTAAAGCCACAAAACAGTAGTACAATAGTCAATAAACCTTTCATAGGTATTTAGATGCAAAATTGGTTCAAGTACAGGCCGGGATAGCCGAACCAATAATACCTATTATTTACCACTTTTACTATTCATTAACTACGCACGCTATCACCTATGCTTGGTTACCCCTACTTGCTGGCAGTATTCCAGTACCGGGCAGGTAGAGCATTTGGGCAAATTACCCGTACAAATATGTTTACCGAAAGGCATCAGCAAGCGGTTAATATCAATCCATTGTTCCTGCGGCACTTTGAGTTCCAGTTGCAGCAACGTTTTTTCGGGCTGACTAGCCTTGATGTAGCCCCAACGGTTTACCACTCGGTGTACATGAATATCCACACTGATAGCTGGCAGGTGGGCAGCAATGCCTAAAGCTAGGTTAGCACATTTAGGTCCTACACCTTTTAAGTCGGTAAGTACTTTATAATCGGCAGGTAATTGGCCGTTGTATTGCTCAACCGCAGTTTTGGCTATACCCAGCATGGTATAAGCTTTTTGGCCTGGGTAAGATGAGCCATATAATAGAGTTTCCAACTCTTCAGGGCTTAACTTCAACAGTTCCTCAGGCGTACGTGCTTTGGCAAACAACCGTAAAGACACGGGTATGGAAGTTTCATCCAGCGTACGGATGGAGATAATGCACGAGATTAACTGTTCGAACAGCGAGGTATAACCTTGCTCGTATAAATCAAACATTGCCGCCTTAGGATAAGCTGCAACAGCCTCGGCAATACGGCCCAACATGGTATCTAAATCAAACGGCTTTTTCATCATTAATGCTTGTAATAAGCACAGCGGATAAAAAATGTTTTCCAACTAGCATAGCTAAGCAGACTACCTCATCAGTTACACAGCCCCCTACAATAAGTTATCGTGAGTGTTACAGGTGTTACATGTTACAGAGTGTAACACCCTGTAACACTGACAAACCATTGGCAGTGGTGGCATTGTTTTGTCAGTATTGTATGTACCTAACAAATTCACCATCAATTGAATAAACTCATGAAACCTTATTATTCTATTCAAAACTTCCCCATGGTAAAATCTTGATTCTTGACTCTATACTCTTGATTCTGTCTTTAAGAAGTATGATCTACCACAATCTTCCATTGCCCTTTAATCTTCCTGAACCATAAGGTAAAATAGCCACCGGGCTCATCCTTTTCACGTTTCAGGTGCCATCCTCCCATTACAAAAGCGTTGGTAGCATCCAATAGTTGTACTTTCAGGATATGGAAAGTAAGCTGCCCCATAGCTGCTTTACCAGGGTAAACTTTCTTGTAGTGGGCTAAGGTATTTTGCCAACCATAAGTAGGTGCACCTGTTCCTACAAACATGAGCGAGTCTGATTTCCAGTAACCTTGCATAAAATCTTCTACGTCGCCACGGTTCCAGGCCTGTCTTTGAGTTTCCAGCACTTTTAGAATGGCTTGCCTATCCTGAGCGAAACAGAAACAGGAAATAAGCAGCAAAAAGCAAGAGAGTACATAGTTTTTCATAACCTAAAAGTAAACAATTTCGCCGCCCAAACCTTTTAGCTTTACACTTTTTGATTAAGCTTTAAAATACATGAGCAAGCAGGTACTATGCTTCGGCGAAGTTTTGTGGGATGCCTTTGGTGAAGAGAAAAAAGCAGGCGGAGCACCGCTTAATGTAGCCCGTCAGCTACGTCAGCAAGGCATTAATGCCGTTTTAGCCAGCCGCATAGGTACAGATGAGTCCGGCACTGATCTGCTTAACTTTTTGCAGGAAAACCAACTGGCTTCACCACTAATACAGCAGGATGATGAACTACCTACTTGTGAGGTTACTGTGCGCCTGAATGAAAATCATCATGCCAGTTATTACATTCCTGAGCCAGTATCATGGGATAATATACAACCGGATAGTAATTTATTAGAGCAAGCTCAGCAATCCTCAGCTATTGTATTCGGCAGCCTGGCTTGTCGGCAACAAACCACTCGCAATACTCTGCTTGATTTACTGGATGAAGTAAATATTCCTTTAAGGGTGTTGGACGTAAACTTACGCCCACCACACTATGCGCTGGATACTATACAAACGCTGGCCGCTAAAGCTAATGTAATTAAAATGAACGAAGAGGAAGCTGCCTTGCTAATTGGCGGTAGCAACCGATCATTAAAAGAGCAGATTATCGAATTTCGTTATAAGTATAATCCGCAAACTATTTGTGTAACCCGTGGCGAAAATGGCGCTATTGTGTGGCATGATGAAGAGTTTTATGAACACTCTGGCTTTGAAGTAAAGGTAGAAGATACCGTTGGTGCAGGTGATGCATTTTTAGCAACGCTGCTAACTGGTTTGATAGCCGAACAACCTATGCAGCAAACGCTGGAAAAAGCTTGTGCTGTAGGTGCCTATGTAGCCAGCCATCGTGGTGCTAACCCCATTTACCAAGAAAGCAGCATACAAGAAATTATAGCTTCCGGACTACAACGCTAGGTTTATTAATTTGTAAAAGTTTCTAATTAAAATTCACTTGACAATGCATTGCTCTTGAAGTAGTTTCTCTATTGTCATGGGTTTATATAAAATCAATCATTCTATTTCAGCCTTAAACTTTAGTCAATTTTTTTCCGTTAATTTATTTTTAAAGAAAGGCACATTATGCGTGGTTTTGGATTTTCCAAATACGTTCCCCGCGAAATACCCAAAGGCGGATTTGATGAATTATTAAAGTTATTTCTGGAATTGCTCAACTATACATCGGGCGATGCCGGCGAAGCTTTAGCCTGGCTGAATGAGCTGGACAAACAATACAATATTACCAATGACGAGTATGGCATGGGTAATTTTATTGACGACCTGAAACAGAAGGGCTATCTAAGCGAAGATAATCAGAATGGCGAGTTTAATATTACCGCCAAAACAGAGCAAAGCATCCGGCAATCGGCGCTGGAAGAAATTTTCGGTAAGCTTAAGAAGTCAGGTAAAGGCAATCATCGTTCGCCACAATCTGGCCAGGGTGATGAAAAGAATTCTGAGCGGCGTGAATTTGAATTTGGCGACAGCTTGGATCAGATTGATATGACTCAATCTATCCACAACGCACAGGTTAATCATGGTATCGGCGATTTTATGATGACCGAGCGTGACTTGGAGGTAGAGGAAATGGACTACAAAACCCTGACCTCAACCGTGCTGATGATTGACATATCGCACTCCATGATTTTGTATGGTGAAGACCGTATTACGCCTGCCAAAAAGGTAGCGATGGCACTGGCCGAACTGATTCGTACCAAGTACCCTAAAGATACTTTGGATATTGTAGTTTTTGGTAATGATGCCTGGCCCATCAGCTTACAGGATTTGCCGTATTTACAGGTTGGCCCTTACCATACCAACACTTACGCCGGGCTGGAACTGGCTACTGATTTGCTGCGCCGTCGCAAAACGCAGAACAAACAAATTTTTATGATTACTGACGGTAAACCTACCTGCTTAAAGGAAGGCACCAAGTATTATAAAAACAGTATTGGTTTAGACCGCAAGGTGGTGAATAAAACGTTGAACATGGCGGCACAATGTAAACGCCTGAAAATACCGATTACTACATTTATGATTGCTCGCGACCCTTACTTACAGCAGTTTGTACGCAAGTTTACCGAAACCAATGGCGGCCGTGCTTTCTATAGCTCATTAACCGGCTTAGGTGAGTACATATTTGAAGATTACATTAAAAATCGTCGTAAAACAGTAAGATAAATGTGGAGTCCGGAAAACGGTGAGTCCGTGAGTCCGGAAGCAGAAAATACGTTACAACTTAACATACCGCTGGACTGACTCACCGTCTTCCGGCTTTAATGAAACCAACGGACTATTCGACTCACGGATTTCCGCACTACTTAAAAAAGAATGAATAAATTAGATATTAAAACCCTCGGTCAGTTAAAGCAAACCGATTATCGCAGCCGTTCTGTTAAAGACGAGCTGAGAGAAAACCTGATTTTACAATTACAAAAACACGAAGGTGGCTTTGAAGGCATTGTAGGTTATGAGGATACCGTAATTCCTGATCTGCAAACTGCCATTCTATCGCGCCATAATATTTTATTGTTAGGTTTACGCGGACAGGCTAAAACCCGTATTGCCCGCCTGCTGGTTAACCTGCTGGATGAGTACGTACCCTATATTGCTGGTTCTGAATTGTATGATGACCCATTGGCACCTATTTCATGGTATGGCCATAATGAGGTAGAAACTAAAGGCGATGAAACGCCGATTGCCTGGGTACACCGTTCCGAACGCTACACCGAAAAGCTGGCTACACCAGATGTTACCGTAGCTGACTTAATTGGCGACGTTGACCCGATTAAAGCTGCTACATTGAAGTTGACGTATTCTGATGAGCGTGTAATCCACTTTGGTTTGATTCCACGTGCACACCGCGGCATATTCGTGATTAACGAGCTGCCCGATTTACAGGCTCGTATTCAGGTATCTTTATTCAACATTTTGCAGGAAAAAGATATTCAGATACGTGGTTTCAAACTGCGCCTGCCGCTGGATTTACAGTTTGTGTTTACCGCCAACCCGGAAGATTATACCAACCGTGGTTCCATCGTAACGCCGCTGAAAGACCGTATTGAAAGCCAAATATTAACTCACTATCCGCGTTCGGTTGAAATTTCGCGTAAAATCACCCAACAGGAAGCTTTATTATCGCCTGAACAACGGGTAGCCGTTGAGGCTGACGGCTTAGTAAAAGATTTGGTAGAACAAATTGCTTTTGAGGCTCGTAACTCTGAATATATCGATAAAAAATCGGGCGTTTCAGCTCGTTTAACCATTTCCGCTTACGAAAACCTAATTAGTAATGCCGAACGCCGCATGATTATCAATGGTGAGAAAAACACTTTTGTACGCATCAGCGACTTTTTAGGCGTTATCCCGGCCATTACCGGTAAAATTGAGTTGGTGTATGAAGGCGAGTTGGAAGGTCCGGCTAAAGTGGCTAATATTTTAATTGGCAAAGCTGTACGTACCTTAATGCTCCAGTTTTTCCCTGACCCGGAAAAATCTAAGAAAAGCAAAAAAGCCAACCCGTACAATGAAGTGGTTAGCTGGTTTGCCAGTGGCAACAACCTGTCATTGATTGATGGTTTACCTTTGGCTGAGTATAAAAAAGCGTTAAATTCAGTTACCGGCTTAAAAGATCTGGTTAAACAGTTCCATCCGCGCCTGAGTGAAACACAGCAATTATTGCTGATGGAGTTTGTGTTGCATGGCTTGGCTGAGTTTTCACAATTGAACAAAGGTTTCTTGGATAATGGCTTTGCCTTTTCAGATATGTTCGACAGTTTATTCAACATGCAGCCTGAAGATGATGATTTAGAAGACGATGATCGTTACTAGTAATTAAGCATCCGCTATATAAATACGCTCGCCGATGCGGGAAGTAAAGCTTTACCTGAATTTTGCCTGAACAATTCAACGATCAGTGCACAGATGGGCTTCGCTTCTCGCATTGTCGTTTTATATTAGCAGCAAATATTAAAACACAATTTATGGAGGGGCAAGCGCCTACAATCATCCTCATTTGTATCGGCCTGTTAATAGCCGACTTTTATATTACTAACGGTTTACGGGGAGCGCTAAAAAAATGGCGTTTTCTGCAAAGTAAATCCTTTCTGGTAACGTACTGGGTTGTATCCATTCTGCTGGTCATTGGGCTGATAGCCGGTGTTTACTTTAAGTTTGGGTTAGGCATAAAAGGCGCCATTTTACTTTTGTTCTTCTTATTACTGGCTTGTAAGGCTTGTATTTTACCTTTTATTGTGATAGATGATTTGCGCCGCTTAGCCATTTGGCTTAACCGGAAACGCTCAAAACCTGAATTAGTAAAAGCTTCAACAGATGACCAGCCAAAGCCTAACGCTATTCCACGTTCAGAATTTCTATTAAAAGCCGGTCTTTTAGCCGGGGCACTACCTTTTGCAAGCTTGGGTTATGGCATTATCAATGGCGTATATGATTATCGGGTGAGATATTGCAATTTATACTTGCCCAATTTACCTAAGGTATTCGATGGCATTAAGCTGGGGCAGATATCAGACATTCATTCCGGTAGCTTTTATAATAAGAAAGCCGTAACTGGTGGTGTTGATTTATTGATGCGGGAAAAGCCTGACTTCATCTTCTTCACCGGGGATTTGGTTAATGCTATATCGAGCGAGATGCGCGACTACCAGGATATTTTTGCCAAGGTAAAAGCGCCTCTGGGCGTTTATTCCTCCTTAGGCAACCATGATTACGGCGATTATGCCTGGTGGCCAGATGCAGCCGCCAAAAAGAAAAACATGGATGATCTCATAGCTACCCACAAAAATATGGGCTGGGATTTGCTGATGAATGAAAACCTCCGCTTGAAAGTAGATAATGAAGAAATTGGCATTTTAGGCGTAGAAAACTGGGGCCAGTTGAGCCGTTTCCCTAAATATGGCCGTATGGACTTGGCGGTGAAGAACACCGATGATTTACCGGTAAAGCTCCTACTCTCACATGACCCTTCACACTGGCGGGCACAGGTACTGCCGCAATATCCGCAAATTGATGTGATGTTTTCTGGCCATACGCATGGTATGCAGTTTGGCGTACGTACCGAACATTTTGAATGGAGCCCTATTGAGTTTGTGTATAAAGAATGGGCCGGGCTATACCGTGAAGGTGCGCAGCAAATCTATGTTAACGTAGGTTATGGCTTTTTAGGCTATCCGGGCCGTGTAGGCATCTTACCTGAGATTACCATATTTACCTTAAAGTCAGGCATCGATCCGGCATTAAAAAACAAAGTATAATTTTTTTAAACAAAGAAAGGCTGCGTATCATTGCATGTATAACGATGAAGAAAATACTGCAACCTGCCTTTGACTTTTTGCTGTTCAGCAATATCTTTATGGCACTGTGTGCAGTAGCACAGGGGCTGGTCACTTTTTACTTGATTGGGTCGCCACCAGTGTACCCGGTATTGGCTTTACTTTTCACTTCTACGCTAGGGTTATATAACTTCTGCATTCTTATTATTCGGCCTAAGCATCCTGAACAATCCCCTTACCAGCGCGTACGTTGGTTTTTTGCTCGGCACCGGTTAATGATTAGTATTACTATTGTTGCCTTACTATCGTTAATCCCTTTATTCTTCTTACTCTCCCGAAATTCAGAGTTCTTGTTAATTTTTTTATCGGCCCTGTCCTTCGGCTATGGCTTGCCACTGTTTACCAGTGGTAAACGAAAATCAGGATTACGCCATATACCTGGCTTAAAACCCTTGTTGATTACCTTGGTCTGGACATTGAGCTGCGTGTTGCTGCCAGTCCTGGAAGCTCATTATCAGCATCTGGATGGTATATCCACCAGAGATACCATTATACTCATAGCCAAGCGCTTTATGTTTATAGCTGCTTTAACCGTGCCTTTTGATATTCGTGATTTATTTCAGGACCAGATAGCCGGACTTAAAACCATACCCGTAGCCTTTGGAGAGAAAAAGGCTTATCTGTTTTGCCAGGTATTGTTAGCTGGTTATATTGTGCTACTCTTCCTGTTCAGAAACAATGGCTTTAATGCTGATTTTTGGGCACTTACCCTTACGGCCTTATTAACCGGATGGCTTATTTTTAAATCAACCCGGGCGCGCGACGAATACTATTATTTCTTTTACCTGGATGGCGTGTTGATTTTGCAATACGTAGCCTTGTTAATCTTTAAAGCAATCAGCTATGGCATCTAACTACCACAATGCCGCCTGGTTTTATGACCCACTATCTTATCTCGTTTTCGGGAAGGCACAGGTTAAAGCACAAAACCATTATTTAACTCATATACCAGCCAACAGCCGCTTGTTAATTGTAGGTGGCGGAACGGGGCAGGTATTAGAGGCCCTAACCCAAATACACCCCAACGGCTTACATATTACGTATGTGGAAATAGCTTCCGGCATGGTAGCCAGAGCGAAGAAAAGAAACTACGGCCAAAATCAGGTTGATTTTATAACGGCTGATATATCAGCCGTAAACTTTGGCAATGAATATTTTGATGTGGTGCTTACGGCTTTTCTGTTTGATAATTTCAAAGAGCCTGCCTTACAAACTGTTTTCAGGCACATACACCAGCAACTTAAACTTACTGGTTTGTGGTTGAATACCGATTTTCAGCTTACAGGCCCGGTGTGGCAAAAATGGTTATTGAAAACCATGTACCTGTTTTTTAAAATTTTGTGCCGAATAGATACCACCAACTTACCAGATACGCGTACTTACTTTATGAAGTACCATTATGACAAGTTAGCACAGAAAAGCTTTTATGGTCGGTTCATTTCGGCTTGGCTATACCAAAAACAGGCGCTATAAGCGCCTGTTTGAATTGTTACTCGTACACAAATTTGTACCCTACCCCGCGTACCGTTTGTAGAAACTGCGGAGAATCAGGGTTGCTTTCAATCTTTTTACGCAAACGCACAATATGCATATCCAGCGTGCGGGTGTTTACATCGGCATTGTAGCCCCACACTTCCATCATCAGCTCTTCGCGGTTAATTACCTTGTTTTTATTTTTCAGGAAATATAGTAAAATGCGGTTCTCCAAAATGGTTAACTCCACTTTTCGGCCACTCTTAATCAGCAAGTGCGTGTTGGGGTGGTGCTCCATATCGGCAAACCGATACACTTCTGATTTTTCGTTGCTATTAAGCGAAAACTTAATTTTATTATCAATCATGGCCACCAGCACATCCATATTGAAGGGTTTGGTGATATAATCAGATACACCAAAGTTGTAAGCTTCAATCTTGTCTATATCCTGTGCTTTAGCCGTCATCATGATCACTAGCTTATCAAAACCTTGCTCACGAATCTCCGCGCACACCTCCGACCCCTGCTTACCAGGCAGCATCCAGTCCAGCAAAACAATATCGGGCTGGTTTTCTAATATTACCTTTTCGGCCTCAATACCGTTGGCGGCTTCCAGTACTTTATACCCTTCGGTTTCCAAACGTTCGGCTACTAAAAAGCGCAGATTTTCGTCGTCTTCTACCAGTGCTATTTTAATTTCTGTGTTCATGTTTTAACTTTCGTAAGGCAGTGTTATCATAAATTCAGTGCCCTCATTCAGCTTACTTTTTACGGTTATGTCTCCGTTCATAAAGTTAACCAGTTCTTTGCAAAAAGCCAAGCCCAAGCCTACGCTTCCATTTTGGTTATATTGGTTTTCTATGCGGTAAAACTTTTTAAAGATATTATTTATTTCGTTTTTCGGAATACCTATGCCCTTATCGGCAAACGAGAATAAAATATTACGCCTTTCATGAGTAATGGTGATATGCAACTCTTTACGGTCGGGGTTAGAGTATTTATAAGCATTCTCAATCATGTTCTGAAATATACTGCCTAATAACACCGGATCGGTGTAAAAGTTGTACACGCTGCTTACTTCGTAACTCAGTTTAAAGTTCGGATATTTAATGCTGAACGTGTCTATATACTTCTTAACAAAATTTTCCAGGTGTATTTCTTCCTTATGCAGTTTGATGGAGCGGTTTTCAATCTGCGTAAAGGAAAGCAGCTTGTTCATCAGATCATTCAGCTTG
This region includes:
- a CDS encoding class I SAM-dependent methyltransferase yields the protein MASNYHNAAWFYDPLSYLVFGKAQVKAQNHYLTHIPANSRLLIVGGGTGQVLEALTQIHPNGLHITYVEIASGMVARAKKRNYGQNQVDFITADISAVNFGNEYFDVVLTAFLFDNFKEPALQTVFRHIHQQLKLTGLWLNTDFQLTGPVWQKWLLKTMYLFFKILCRIDTTNLPDTRTYFMKYHYDKLAQKSFYGRFISAWLYQKQAL
- a CDS encoding response regulator transcription factor; amino-acid sequence: MNTEIKIALVEDDENLRFLVAERLETEGYKVLEAANGIEAEKVILENQPDIVLLDWMLPGKQGSEVCAEIREQGFDKLVIMMTAKAQDIDKIEAYNFGVSDYITKPFNMDVLVAMIDNKIKFSLNSNEKSEVYRFADMEHHPNTHLLIKSGRKVELTILENRILLYFLKNKNKVINREELMMEVWGYNADVNTRTLDMHIVRLRKKIESNPDSPQFLQTVRGVGYKFVYE